The following are from one region of the Sandaracinus amylolyticus genome:
- a CDS encoding serine/threonine-protein kinase PknK gives MSFGRLGAYRLVEELGRGGMGTVFRARDPSGNEVAVKRIDAAVPGPGAVDRFLREASARIDHPNVVRTLGAGMDATGRPYLVLELLEGETLDVAFARGIAMDVLLDAIVQACRGLTAIHAAGLVHRDVKPANLFRCRDGAIKVLDLGIATASDGSSGITASGAIVGTPAYLAPEQARGEVRIDERADVWALGVVLYEGLTRISPFRREGTLATLLAVAVDPAPPLARVAPEVPRAIARVVERCLEKEPAGRWASASDFADALARAMVDAEEDATAPTVRARAVGGERRSIAIVLAESVVDPERFASAMTSVGGEHVPLIAGRAAGIFGAQISHGDEIERALAAARVARAFAARLAIAVGPAVLRGTVIGGEALREAEEACSRAERGVVAGPKAARAIASRCDLIEVAPELFLVGETRSTPQAASPLLARDAELAGLRRARDAVVDEHRAALTWILGPPGIGKTRLAEAVRGLAAESSPPLAWRRSEAEPHEPAHVLAVWQRALGVEPARGASGKLDPQAVADRLRAEVLGRARGLLREGPLVIVLEDLQWADPASLALLEEAPTLFADAPLWIVATARPEIAEAHPELLASASASARIDPGPLRASDVLAMARARGIRAGELTPAAAQALADHAGGNPLFIEQLLDAGAHGLSGLEPSAWPLPPTIEHAVQARLDRLPSDEKECVRRLAIFARPAEASELEGIGTPDAERLLGTLVRRELLARVTVRGARAYRFRSPLVGAVAYSMLDDDHRRELHRRAAALGEAQGREPEDVGRHLEAAGDPDRAAPWYVRAALAAAQGGDARAVLRCAAHAIRCGVPDEDAFALHFARAEAARFVGDAPEQSRALDDAEASASDDRERALAASERGEHHRRTRHYDDALSELERAVVLAERSGDADTLARATCRRASTWVTLGRGAEASRALAALGSVEPRLAPPTRAIVEDLRGYVAGTSGDHGARKLAYARAAALYAEAGDLRRASGAESNGADASNRLGAHEEAEAALRRALDLARRVGNRLTEGYALANLGYALGALGRGADAVAALDNAIAIATAIGDLHLEQAARLYALRARLHAGETGVAEALESLADQTHGDATLEANARALASRARLERGEPDAALQLAGDALSIRDAVGSVEEGEGEVFLAAVRALEATGYVDEARAVRERGRARIEELAARIVDAGWRRSFLERVPEHRALVASR, from the coding sequence ATGAGCTTCGGGCGCCTCGGCGCATACCGCTTGGTCGAGGAGCTCGGCCGGGGCGGGATGGGCACCGTCTTCCGCGCTCGCGATCCCTCGGGAAACGAGGTCGCGGTGAAGCGCATCGACGCGGCCGTGCCCGGGCCGGGCGCGGTCGATCGCTTCCTGCGCGAGGCGTCGGCGCGCATCGATCATCCGAACGTCGTGCGCACGCTCGGCGCGGGCATGGACGCGACCGGCCGGCCCTACCTCGTGCTCGAGCTCCTCGAGGGCGAGACGCTCGACGTCGCGTTCGCGCGCGGCATCGCGATGGACGTGCTGCTCGACGCGATCGTGCAGGCGTGTCGCGGGCTCACCGCGATCCACGCCGCGGGCCTCGTGCACCGCGACGTGAAGCCCGCGAACCTCTTCCGCTGTCGCGACGGCGCGATCAAGGTGCTCGACCTCGGCATCGCCACCGCGAGCGACGGCTCGAGCGGCATCACCGCGAGCGGCGCGATCGTGGGCACGCCCGCGTACCTCGCGCCGGAGCAGGCGCGCGGCGAGGTGCGCATCGACGAGCGCGCCGACGTGTGGGCGCTCGGCGTGGTGCTCTACGAGGGGCTCACCCGCATCTCGCCGTTCCGCCGCGAGGGCACGCTCGCCACGTTGCTCGCGGTCGCGGTCGATCCTGCGCCGCCGCTCGCGCGGGTCGCGCCCGAGGTGCCGCGCGCGATCGCGCGCGTCGTCGAGCGCTGTCTCGAGAAGGAGCCCGCGGGTCGCTGGGCGTCGGCGAGCGACTTCGCGGACGCGCTCGCGCGCGCGATGGTCGACGCGGAAGAGGACGCGACCGCGCCGACGGTCCGCGCTCGCGCGGTGGGCGGCGAGCGACGATCGATCGCGATCGTGCTCGCGGAGTCGGTCGTCGATCCCGAGCGCTTCGCGAGCGCGATGACGAGCGTGGGCGGCGAGCACGTGCCGCTGATCGCGGGGCGCGCGGCGGGCATCTTCGGCGCACAGATCTCGCACGGCGACGAGATCGAGCGTGCGCTCGCGGCGGCGCGGGTCGCGCGTGCGTTCGCGGCGCGTCTCGCGATCGCGGTGGGCCCCGCGGTGCTGCGCGGCACGGTGATCGGCGGCGAGGCGCTGCGCGAAGCCGAGGAAGCGTGCTCGCGCGCCGAGCGCGGCGTCGTCGCGGGCCCCAAGGCCGCCCGCGCGATTGCGAGCCGCTGCGATCTGATCGAGGTCGCGCCCGAGCTCTTCCTCGTCGGCGAGACGCGCTCGACGCCGCAGGCCGCATCGCCCCTGCTCGCGCGCGACGCCGAGCTCGCCGGGCTCCGCCGCGCGCGCGACGCGGTCGTCGACGAGCATCGCGCTGCGCTCACGTGGATCCTCGGCCCGCCGGGCATCGGCAAGACGCGTCTCGCCGAGGCGGTGCGTGGCCTCGCCGCGGAGTCCTCGCCGCCGCTCGCATGGCGGCGCAGCGAGGCCGAGCCCCACGAGCCCGCGCACGTGCTCGCGGTGTGGCAGCGCGCGCTGGGCGTGGAGCCGGCGCGCGGCGCGAGCGGCAAGCTGGATCCTCAAGCGGTCGCGGATCGACTGCGCGCCGAGGTGCTCGGTCGCGCGCGCGGGCTGCTGCGCGAAGGGCCGCTGGTGATCGTGCTCGAGGATCTGCAGTGGGCCGATCCCGCGTCGCTCGCGCTGCTCGAAGAAGCCCCGACGCTCTTCGCCGATGCGCCGCTGTGGATCGTCGCGACCGCGCGCCCCGAGATCGCCGAGGCGCACCCCGAGCTGCTCGCGTCGGCGAGCGCGAGCGCGCGCATCGACCCCGGACCGCTGCGCGCGAGCGACGTGCTCGCGATGGCGCGGGCGCGCGGCATCCGCGCGGGCGAGCTCACGCCGGCCGCGGCACAGGCGCTCGCCGATCACGCCGGAGGCAATCCGCTCTTCATCGAGCAGCTGCTCGACGCCGGCGCCCACGGTCTCTCGGGGCTCGAGCCCAGCGCGTGGCCGCTGCCCCCGACGATCGAGCACGCGGTGCAGGCGCGCCTCGATCGTCTGCCGAGCGACGAGAAGGAGTGCGTGCGGCGCCTCGCGATCTTCGCGCGACCTGCCGAGGCGTCGGAGCTCGAGGGCATCGGCACGCCCGACGCGGAGCGCTTGCTCGGGACCCTGGTGCGTCGCGAGCTCCTCGCGCGCGTCACGGTGCGCGGCGCGCGCGCGTATCGGTTCCGCAGCCCGCTCGTGGGCGCGGTCGCGTACTCGATGCTCGACGACGATCATCGACGCGAGCTGCATCGACGCGCGGCCGCGCTCGGCGAGGCGCAGGGGCGCGAGCCCGAGGACGTCGGTCGTCACCTCGAGGCGGCGGGCGATCCGGACCGCGCGGCGCCGTGGTACGTGCGCGCCGCGCTCGCGGCTGCACAGGGCGGAGACGCGCGCGCCGTGCTGCGCTGCGCGGCCCACGCGATCCGCTGCGGTGTGCCGGACGAGGACGCGTTCGCGCTGCACTTCGCGCGCGCCGAGGCCGCGCGCTTCGTCGGCGATGCGCCCGAGCAGTCGCGCGCCCTCGACGACGCCGAGGCGAGCGCGAGCGACGATCGCGAGCGCGCGCTCGCGGCGAGCGAGCGCGGCGAGCACCACCGCCGAACGCGCCACTACGACGACGCGCTCTCGGAGCTCGAGCGCGCAGTGGTGCTCGCGGAGCGCTCGGGCGATGCGGACACGCTCGCGCGAGCGACCTGCCGTCGTGCCTCGACGTGGGTGACGCTGGGACGCGGCGCCGAGGCATCGCGCGCGCTCGCCGCGCTGGGATCGGTCGAGCCCCGGCTCGCCCCGCCGACCCGCGCGATCGTCGAAGATCTGCGAGGCTACGTCGCGGGCACGTCGGGCGATCACGGCGCGCGCAAGCTCGCGTACGCGCGCGCCGCCGCGCTCTATGCCGAGGCCGGCGATCTGCGCCGCGCATCGGGCGCGGAGAGCAACGGCGCCGACGCGTCGAACCGGCTCGGTGCGCACGAAGAGGCCGAGGCCGCGCTGCGGCGCGCGCTCGATCTCGCGCGGCGCGTGGGCAATCGCCTCACCGAGGGCTACGCGCTCGCGAACCTCGGCTACGCGCTCGGCGCGCTGGGCCGCGGCGCCGACGCGGTCGCGGCGCTCGACAATGCGATCGCGATCGCCACGGCGATCGGCGATCTGCACCTCGAGCAGGCCGCGCGCCTGTACGCGCTGCGCGCGCGGCTCCACGCGGGCGAGACCGGGGTCGCGGAGGCGCTCGAGTCGCTCGCGGATCAGACCCACGGCGACGCGACGCTCGAGGCGAACGCACGCGCGCTCGCGTCGCGCGCGCGGCTCGAGCGCGGCGAGCCCGACGCCGCGCTCCAGCTCGCGGGCGATGCGCTCTCGATCCGCGACGCGGTGGGCAGCGTCGAAGAGGGCGAAGGCGAGGTGTTCCTCGCCGCGGTGCGCGCGCTCGAGGCGACGGGCTACGTCGACGAGGCCCGCGCGGTGAGAGAGCGCGGGCGCGCGCGCATCGAAGAGCTCGCCGCGCGCATCGTCGACGCGGGTTGGCGACGGAGCTTCCTCGAGCGAGTGCCCGAGCACCGCGCGCTGGTCGCGAGCCGCTGA
- a CDS encoding LysR family transcriptional regulator gives MADSFDGLSAFLAVAEHKSFTGAAAAMGISPTAMSQKIKLLEQRLGVMLFQRTTRRVALTDAGASLFARLAPAFTEVEDAIAALGDYRGRPSGRLRITAPRVGGARLLPPIVARMQERYPELALEVSLDDAFVDIVGAGFDAGIRLGDAIEKDMVRVPITKRSAWSIVAAPSYLARAGRPRKPEDLSRHQAIRQRMIATGVVYRWELERQGKPITVDAPGSVVVDDAALIVALAVEGVGLAYVADESIADAIAQGRLERVLEPFVTPGPPFCLYFPARTQEQPKLRAFVETVKSMRDELDAPPRSKRGKKR, from the coding sequence ATGGCCGACAGCTTCGACGGGCTCTCCGCGTTCCTCGCGGTCGCCGAGCACAAGAGCTTCACCGGCGCCGCCGCGGCGATGGGGATCTCGCCCACCGCGATGAGCCAGAAGATCAAGCTGCTCGAGCAGCGTCTCGGCGTGATGCTCTTCCAGCGCACGACGAGGCGCGTCGCGCTGACCGACGCGGGCGCGAGCCTCTTCGCGCGCCTCGCGCCGGCGTTCACGGAGGTCGAGGACGCGATCGCCGCGCTCGGCGACTATCGGGGCCGTCCCTCGGGGCGACTGCGCATCACCGCGCCGCGGGTCGGCGGCGCGCGACTGCTCCCGCCGATCGTGGCGCGGATGCAGGAGCGCTATCCGGAGCTCGCGCTCGAGGTGTCGCTGGACGACGCGTTCGTCGACATCGTCGGGGCGGGCTTCGACGCGGGCATCCGGCTCGGCGACGCGATCGAGAAGGACATGGTGCGGGTGCCGATCACGAAGCGCTCTGCATGGTCGATCGTCGCGGCGCCGAGCTACCTCGCGCGCGCCGGGCGGCCGCGGAAGCCCGAGGATCTCAGCCGCCATCAGGCGATCCGCCAGCGCATGATCGCGACGGGGGTGGTCTATCGCTGGGAGCTCGAGCGTCAGGGCAAGCCGATCACGGTCGACGCGCCGGGCTCGGTCGTCGTCGACGACGCGGCGCTGATCGTCGCGCTCGCGGTCGAGGGCGTGGGGCTCGCGTACGTGGCCGACGAGTCGATCGCCGATGCGATCGCGCAGGGTCGGCTCGAGCGCGTGCTCGAGCCGTTCGTGACGCCCGGCCCGCCGTTCTGCCTCTACTTCCCGGCGCGCACCCAGGAGCAACCGAAGCTGCGTGCGTTCGTCGAGACCGTGAAGAGCATGCGCGACGAGCTCGACGCACCGCCTCGATCGAAGCGCGGGAAGAAGCGCTGA
- a CDS encoding putative metal-binding motif-containing protein: MAGDCDDDDPARFPGQPEACNGRDDDCDPTSDEGYAWMGSPLGASCACESGARTGVVECATATMASCDFPAEACNGRDDDCDGTDDDGFDCVANTTSTCTVTNAGCTATGTRRCDAVTCSWETCELPPETCDGVDSDCDGFVDDGALATGPQQPVVSAITISEIAWHPTAGQGGAIAYFVDGSPRRLYFQRVDSSGVPVGAPLRIAEGNISFRMGLGWDGEQWAVFYPIDVASNDWQLHVVRVTSAGVASTPVSLGQRCETVRAHGNGSALGVVWMAGGSLMRGAIYARGAWTRTPFDLMSIPGTMRFTNDYDVVPAGGDDHVMVTTVDDGSVRFRVFDPTSLQTERSILTDPDLEYPLRAAVIGNRLALGWRDGGVDSAAGVFDLGTGAVVRTNALDRVANDVHVVVTGGVFLVASTVGAQRMRTDGTLFPERINGFALVNAGDLVATPGGRWTALRVVVPGSSETIVQGLGCP; this comes from the coding sequence ATGGCGGGTGACTGCGACGACGACGATCCCGCGCGCTTCCCCGGTCAGCCCGAGGCGTGCAACGGGCGCGACGATGACTGCGATCCCACCAGCGACGAGGGCTACGCGTGGATGGGCTCGCCGCTCGGCGCGTCGTGCGCGTGCGAGAGCGGCGCGCGCACCGGCGTCGTCGAGTGCGCCACCGCGACGATGGCGAGCTGCGACTTCCCCGCCGAGGCCTGCAACGGCCGCGACGACGACTGCGACGGAACCGACGACGACGGCTTCGACTGCGTCGCGAACACGACGAGCACCTGCACCGTGACCAACGCCGGGTGCACCGCGACCGGCACGCGTCGCTGCGACGCGGTCACGTGCAGCTGGGAGACGTGCGAGCTCCCGCCCGAGACGTGCGACGGAGTCGACTCCGACTGCGACGGGTTCGTCGACGACGGCGCGCTCGCGACCGGTCCCCAGCAGCCCGTCGTCAGCGCGATCACGATCTCCGAGATCGCGTGGCACCCGACCGCGGGCCAGGGCGGCGCGATCGCCTACTTCGTCGACGGCTCGCCGCGCCGTCTCTACTTCCAGCGCGTCGACTCGTCGGGCGTCCCGGTGGGCGCGCCGCTGCGCATCGCCGAAGGGAACATCAGCTTCCGCATGGGCCTCGGCTGGGACGGCGAGCAGTGGGCCGTCTTCTATCCGATCGACGTCGCGTCGAACGACTGGCAGCTCCACGTGGTGCGCGTCACGAGCGCCGGCGTCGCGAGCACGCCGGTGTCGCTCGGTCAGCGCTGCGAGACGGTGCGCGCGCACGGCAACGGCAGCGCGCTCGGCGTCGTGTGGATGGCGGGAGGCAGCCTCATGCGCGGCGCGATCTACGCGCGCGGCGCGTGGACGCGCACCCCGTTCGATCTGATGTCGATCCCCGGCACGATGCGCTTCACCAACGACTACGACGTCGTGCCGGCGGGGGGCGACGATCACGTGATGGTCACGACCGTCGACGACGGCTCGGTGCGCTTCCGCGTGTTCGATCCGACCTCGCTCCAGACCGAGCGCTCGATCCTGACCGACCCGGATCTCGAGTACCCGCTGCGCGCCGCGGTGATCGGCAATCGCCTCGCGCTCGGGTGGCGGGACGGCGGCGTGGACAGCGCGGCCGGCGTGTTCGACCTCGGCACCGGCGCGGTGGTACGCACCAACGCGCTCGACCGTGTCGCCAACGACGTCCACGTCGTCGTGACGGGCGGCGTCTTCCTCGTCGCGTCGACCGTCGGCGCGCAGCGGATGCGCACCGACGGCACGCTCTTCCCCGAGCGCATCAACGGGTTCGCGCTCGTCAACGCGGGGGATCTCGTGGCCACACCGGGCGGCCGGTGGACCGCGCTGCGCGTCGTCGTGCCCGGGAGCAGCGAGACCATCGTGCAGGGGCTGGGCTGCCCGTGA
- a CDS encoding oxidoreductase: MGTNENHRVWLITGASRGIGAELTSAALAAGDHVVATARDPRRVIERFGGSENVLPVALDVTDERSVQAAVDAAIARFGRIDVLVNNAGYGVIGAVEETSAEDVRRVYETNVFGLLTVTRAVLPVMREQRAGHVINLSSVGGYRSGPGFGIYCSTKFAVEGLSEALHAELAPLGIAVTIVEPGYFRTEFLEAGSVVETPPVIADYADTAGKVRAMARSVSLQQPGDPLRLARAVVELTRATTPPLRLPLGSDTVAAIEAKNAFVAQELDAWRAVAISTDFPR, encoded by the coding sequence ATGGGAACGAACGAGAACCATCGTGTCTGGCTGATCACGGGCGCCTCGCGCGGCATCGGCGCGGAGCTCACCAGCGCCGCGCTGGCCGCGGGCGACCACGTCGTCGCGACCGCGCGCGACCCGCGGCGCGTGATCGAGCGCTTCGGCGGCTCGGAGAACGTGCTGCCCGTCGCGCTCGACGTGACCGACGAGCGCTCGGTCCAGGCCGCGGTCGACGCCGCGATCGCGCGCTTCGGGCGCATCGACGTGCTCGTGAACAACGCCGGCTACGGCGTGATCGGCGCCGTCGAGGAGACGTCGGCCGAAGACGTGCGACGGGTCTACGAGACGAACGTCTTCGGCCTGCTCACGGTCACCCGCGCCGTGCTCCCGGTCATGCGCGAGCAGCGCGCGGGGCACGTCATCAACCTCTCGTCGGTCGGCGGGTATCGATCCGGCCCCGGCTTCGGCATCTACTGCTCGACCAAGTTCGCGGTCGAGGGGCTCTCGGAGGCCCTGCACGCCGAGCTCGCGCCGCTCGGGATCGCGGTGACGATCGTCGAGCCCGGCTACTTCCGCACCGAGTTCCTCGAGGCGGGCTCGGTGGTCGAGACGCCGCCGGTCATCGCGGACTACGCCGACACGGCGGGCAAGGTCCGCGCGATGGCGAGGTCGGTGAGCCTCCAGCAGCCCGGCGATCCGCTGCGCCTCGCGCGCGCGGTCGTCGAGCTCACGCGCGCGACGACGCCCCCGCTCCGGCTCCCGCTCGGCTCCGACACGGTGGCCGCGATCGAGGCGAAGAACGCGTTCGTGGCGCAGGAGCTCGACGCCTGGCGCGCGGTCGCGATCTCGACCGACTTCCCGCGCTGA
- a CDS encoding sigma 54-interacting transcriptional regulator — protein MGSRSWDTTLKERPRGSGARVVASLRVLSIAGTPQRESAFPLTTASTPIGRAVAGAGLALRDDPRVSRLHALIELEPHTGVARLVDRSSTGTEVDGVRVTDCVLEDGALVFVGDSALLFRRGAPDEESDDEVPTWGLLGDAPAMRALRRAIHRIGPSVASVLLHGESGTGKELVAGALHQASGRKGELVAVNCSAIPASLAEAQLFGHLAGSYTGARTGGQGLFRAADAGTIFLDEIADLPIEVQPKLLRVLEERIVTPVGATRGAPIDVRVVAATNRDLLEEVEAGRFRGDLYARLSDFTLELPPLRARREDVLTILMRDLGDSAPPLAPDLVRALLLHEWPFNVRELRKIATQLSVVGQGAERLELGMLGDRLQRVSRAARASGPAPAGEAAAPGTTPPPVGMPTAPPGTHAPTPLPPKPTGLEAVPDRETLEALLREHRGVIADVARVAGRSRKQVYRWLQQHGLDAERYRDG, from the coding sequence ATGGGGAGCCGCAGCTGGGATACCACCCTCAAGGAACGTCCGCGCGGCAGCGGCGCGCGTGTGGTCGCGTCCCTGCGGGTGCTCTCGATCGCGGGCACACCGCAGCGTGAGTCGGCGTTCCCGCTCACGACCGCGAGCACTCCGATCGGGCGCGCCGTCGCGGGCGCGGGGCTCGCGCTGCGCGACGATCCCCGCGTCTCCCGGCTCCACGCGCTGATCGAGCTCGAGCCCCACACCGGCGTGGCGCGACTGGTCGATCGCAGCAGCACCGGCACCGAGGTCGACGGAGTGCGGGTGACCGACTGCGTGCTCGAGGACGGCGCGCTGGTCTTCGTGGGCGACAGCGCCCTGCTCTTCCGCCGCGGCGCGCCCGACGAGGAGAGCGACGACGAGGTGCCGACCTGGGGCCTGCTCGGCGACGCCCCCGCGATGCGCGCGCTGCGCCGCGCGATCCATCGCATCGGGCCGAGCGTCGCGTCGGTCCTGCTGCACGGCGAGAGCGGCACCGGCAAGGAGCTCGTCGCGGGCGCGCTGCACCAGGCGTCGGGGCGCAAGGGCGAGCTCGTCGCGGTGAACTGCAGCGCGATCCCGGCGTCGCTCGCCGAGGCCCAGCTCTTCGGGCACCTCGCGGGCTCGTACACCGGCGCGCGCACCGGCGGACAGGGCCTCTTCCGCGCGGCGGACGCGGGCACGATCTTCCTCGACGAGATCGCCGATCTCCCGATCGAGGTGCAGCCCAAGCTGCTGCGCGTGCTCGAGGAGCGCATCGTCACGCCGGTGGGCGCGACCCGCGGCGCGCCGATCGACGTGCGCGTCGTGGCCGCGACCAACCGCGATCTGCTCGAGGAGGTCGAGGCCGGGCGCTTCCGCGGCGATCTCTACGCGCGCCTCAGCGACTTCACGCTCGAGCTGCCGCCGCTGCGGGCGCGTCGCGAGGACGTGCTCACGATCCTCATGCGCGATCTCGGCGACAGCGCGCCGCCGCTCGCGCCCGATCTGGTGCGCGCGCTGCTCCTCCACGAGTGGCCGTTCAACGTGCGCGAGCTGCGCAAGATCGCGACGCAGCTCTCGGTGGTCGGTCAGGGCGCCGAGCGGCTCGAGCTCGGCATGCTCGGCGATCGACTGCAGCGGGTGTCGCGCGCTGCGCGCGCGAGCGGGCCCGCACCGGCGGGCGAAGCGGCCGCGCCGGGCACGACGCCGCCGCCGGTGGGCATGCCGACCGCGCCGCCGGGGACCCACGCGCCGACGCCGCTCCCGCCGAAGCCCACGGGCCTCGAGGCGGTGCCCGATCGCGAGACCCTCGAGGCGCTGCTCCGCGAGCACCGCGGTGTGATCGCCGACGTCGCGCGGGTCGCGGGGCGCTCGCGCAAGCAGGTGTATCGCTGGCTCCAGCAGCACGGGCTGGACGCCGAGCGTTACCGCGACGGGTGA